A single region of the Bifidobacterium asteroides DSM 20089 genome encodes:
- a CDS encoding glycoside hydrolase family 43 protein, whose translation MSSLTNPIIPGFHPDPSALQVGKDYYIANSTFEWWPGVDIYHSTDLVNWQWVCSPLTRTSQVDLMGDPNAGAIWAPHLSYAKGLYWLVFTDVKTGTIYKDTLNYIVTAPSITGPWSDPVFVTASGFDPSLFHDEDGRSWFVNMLYDWRMDHERFAGVVIQEFDTDAKRLVGPRRHIFRGTSLGVCEGPQIYRRHGYYYLVCAAGGTEWNHAATVVRSRKLTGPWEESPHTPLITSRDDPDGPIQKAGHCSLLEYKGQWYIAYLCSRPLGRRGDCVLGRETSLDPIIWDEDDWPLLANGGHNPSLHVEVKGSTAKQVVDYSESVRFTPTSGLPASFKTLRGPLRPELDYSLKERPGWLRLNGGQSLSSLHRQTLLARRWQTFDFDAFTWMEFEPANFQQTAGLVLFYDTANWMYAYATAQEEERDCPVVRVLINEGNHFGFGSDLLPLQPGVGVGLAVKVRGSRARFYFGQDPDDFQGERKKLQPLGDTLPANHLSDDHVGALRGKTVFSGAMVGICAQDMDAHCSYADFKGFGYKEVSGDR comes from the coding sequence ATGAGCAGTCTGACCAATCCCATCATCCCGGGATTCCATCCCGACCCATCTGCCCTCCAAGTGGGGAAGGACTATTACATAGCCAATTCCACCTTCGAATGGTGGCCAGGGGTCGACATATATCACTCGACAGACTTGGTGAACTGGCAGTGGGTGTGCTCGCCCCTGACCCGGACCAGCCAGGTCGACCTGATGGGGGATCCGAATGCGGGGGCTATCTGGGCGCCTCATCTCTCCTATGCCAAGGGATTGTACTGGCTGGTCTTCACCGATGTGAAGACCGGGACCATATATAAGGACACGCTGAACTACATTGTCACTGCCCCTTCCATTACCGGACCCTGGTCCGATCCGGTCTTTGTAACGGCTTCCGGCTTCGACCCCTCCCTCTTCCATGATGAGGATGGGCGTTCGTGGTTCGTCAATATGCTCTATGACTGGCGAATGGACCATGAGCGTTTCGCCGGCGTGGTCATTCAGGAGTTTGATACCGACGCCAAGCGTCTGGTCGGACCTCGCCGCCACATCTTTCGGGGCACGAGTCTGGGGGTCTGTGAGGGACCGCAGATCTATCGTCGACACGGCTACTACTATCTGGTATGCGCAGCTGGTGGAACCGAGTGGAATCATGCAGCCACAGTGGTGCGTTCACGCAAACTGACAGGACCTTGGGAGGAATCCCCCCATACGCCTCTGATCACTTCTAGGGACGATCCGGACGGGCCCATCCAGAAGGCAGGGCACTGCAGTCTTTTGGAATACAAGGGTCAATGGTACATAGCCTATCTCTGCTCGCGTCCTCTGGGCCGCAGGGGTGATTGCGTTCTGGGCAGGGAGACCAGCCTGGATCCCATCATCTGGGATGAGGACGACTGGCCGCTCCTGGCGAATGGCGGTCATAATCCTTCTCTTCATGTGGAAGTCAAGGGGAGCACGGCCAAACAGGTTGTGGATTATTCCGAATCCGTCCGATTTACGCCGACCAGCGGCCTGCCTGCCTCCTTCAAGACCCTTCGTGGCCCTCTGCGCCCTGAGCTCGATTATTCCCTTAAGGAGCGTCCGGGTTGGCTGCGGCTCAATGGCGGTCAGAGCCTGTCCAGCCTGCACAGGCAGACCCTGCTGGCCCGTCGCTGGCAGACCTTCGACTTTGATGCCTTTACCTGGATGGAGTTCGAACCTGCCAACTTCCAGCAGACCGCCGGCCTGGTCCTCTTCTACGACACTGCCAACTGGATGTACGCTTACGCCACTGCACAGGAGGAGGAGCGTGACTGCCCGGTGGTCCGCGTCCTCATCAACGAAGGGAATCACTTTGGGTTCGGGAGCGACTTGCTGCCTCTTCAGCCTGGTGTGGGTGTGGGCCTTGCAGTGAAAGTCCGGGGATCGAGGGCCCGCTTCTATTTCGGTCAGGACCCGGACGACTTCCAGGGTGAACGCAAGAAGCTCCAGCCTTTGGGGGACACCCTGCCAGCCAACCATCTCAGTGATGACCACGTAGGAGCGCTCCGGGGGAAGACCGTCTTCTCCGGAGCCATGGTCGGCATCTGTGCCCAGGATATGGATGCCCATTGTTCATATGCCGACTTCAAAGGTTTTGGCTATAAGGAGGTGTCAGGGGATCGATAA
- a CDS encoding carbohydrate ABC transporter permease, with protein MSSTQTESRPRPAQRRSASLSRRDAKLARKDHAIRLRKASGGNGVPVRLTPAQKVMDILLHLIMLIMVIYCLIPLIWLVFSSTKTNEGLYSSPGLWFSDQNAFFQNIHDVFVFQDGTYGRWLINTLVYAIVAGLGATLFATFAGYAIATMKFHGRKALLWVTLIFMSIPSTVITVPLFLLYSKIGMTNTPWAVIIPQLSNPFGLYLMIIYAQTSIPISLVEAARIDGANTWTIFWKIAMPLLAPGFVTTLLFALVSVWNNYFLPLIMLSDVKDYPLTVGLNVWMKMGGDATYHVVPNNMILTGSLIAIVPLIIAFLFLQRYWQSGLSAGAVKQ; from the coding sequence ATGTCCAGTACACAAACCGAATCCCGACCCAGGCCCGCCCAAAGGCGGTCTGCATCACTGAGCAGGCGGGATGCTAAATTAGCGCGGAAGGATCATGCCATAAGGCTGCGGAAGGCCTCCGGTGGCAATGGCGTCCCGGTCCGTCTGACCCCAGCGCAAAAGGTCATGGATATCCTCCTGCACCTGATCATGCTGATCATGGTCATTTACTGTCTGATCCCCTTGATCTGGCTGGTCTTCTCCTCGACCAAGACCAATGAGGGACTCTACAGCTCTCCCGGGCTTTGGTTCTCTGACCAAAACGCCTTCTTCCAGAATATCCATGACGTGTTCGTTTTCCAGGATGGAACTTACGGCCGTTGGCTGATCAACACCCTGGTCTATGCAATCGTAGCCGGCTTGGGAGCCACGCTCTTCGCCACTTTCGCCGGGTATGCCATTGCCACCATGAAGTTCCACGGCCGTAAAGCCCTGCTTTGGGTCACGCTGATTTTCATGTCGATACCTTCTACGGTCATCACGGTTCCCCTCTTCCTCCTGTACTCGAAGATAGGCATGACCAATACACCGTGGGCCGTCATCATTCCTCAGCTGTCCAACCCCTTTGGTCTGTACTTGATGATCATCTATGCTCAGACTTCCATCCCCATATCCCTGGTGGAGGCCGCGAGGATCGATGGCGCCAACACCTGGACCATATTCTGGAAGATTGCCATGCCTCTGCTTGCCCCCGGTTTTGTTACCACACTCCTCTTCGCCCTGGTCAGTGTCTGGAACAACTATTTCCTGCCTCTGATCATGCTCTCCGATGTCAAGGACTACCCACTGACTGTGGGCCTGAACGTCTGGATGAAGATGGGGGGCGACGCCACCTACCATGTGGTGCCCAACAATATGATTCTGACAGGGTCACTGATAGCCATCGTGCCGTTGATCATCGCCTTCCTCTTCCTGCAGCGGTACTGGCAATCCGGTCTTTCGGCCGGCGCGGTCAAGCAGTGA
- a CDS encoding carbohydrate ABC transporter permease translates to MSAVSVSAGPGSRVKSRKERLQHIGMLWCLPYVIVFLGGTIIPMVYAFYLGLFKQQMIGGEQFTGFANYIRALKDPLLWDGFKRVAVFAIIEVPLMTFLALLAALMLDSQRIRHVAIPRILLFLPYAVPNVIAALMWSYIYGTDYGLIGQFFRLFNGHAPNMMSKELMIFAMINISIWVSMGYNTLIYYSSLKALPEELYESARVDGASEFRIAWSVKIPQIRSSVVMTLLFNIIYALQLFNTPSMMQTIAPEVVTSYYTPNLYTYSLAFSGNDLNYAAAVSLVVGLFTMIIITVVKTLGNRWEER, encoded by the coding sequence ATGAGCGCAGTGAGTGTATCCGCGGGACCCGGGTCTCGGGTGAAATCGCGCAAGGAACGGCTCCAGCACATTGGAATGTTGTGGTGCCTGCCTTACGTGATCGTCTTCCTCGGCGGAACGATAATCCCGATGGTCTATGCCTTTTATCTGGGTCTGTTCAAGCAGCAGATGATAGGCGGCGAGCAGTTCACAGGCTTCGCCAATTACATCAGGGCCCTGAAGGACCCCCTGCTTTGGGACGGTTTCAAGCGGGTTGCCGTATTTGCGATCATTGAAGTGCCGCTCATGACCTTCCTTGCCCTCCTGGCGGCCTTGATGCTGGATTCCCAGAGGATCCGGCATGTGGCCATCCCGCGCATCCTGCTCTTCCTGCCCTATGCGGTTCCCAATGTAATCGCCGCTCTGATGTGGAGCTACATCTACGGCACCGACTATGGCCTGATTGGACAGTTCTTCAGACTCTTCAACGGCCACGCGCCCAACATGATGTCCAAGGAGCTGATGATCTTCGCCATGATCAACATCAGCATCTGGGTATCCATGGGGTACAACACCTTGATTTATTATTCGTCCTTGAAGGCTCTGCCCGAGGAGCTCTACGAATCGGCCAGAGTGGACGGAGCGTCCGAGTTCAGAATCGCCTGGTCCGTCAAGATTCCGCAGATCCGTTCCTCGGTGGTCATGACCCTGCTCTTCAACATCATCTATGCGCTGCAGCTGTTCAACACACCCAGCATGATGCAGACCATTGCGCCTGAGGTCGTGACCAGCTACTACACGCCCAACCTGTACACCTATTCCCTGGCTTTCAGCGGCAATGATCTGAATTACGCGGCTGCCGTCTCTCTGGTCGTCGGTCTGTTCACCATGATCATCATCACCGTTGTCAAGACCCTGGGCAACCGCTGGGAGGAGAGGTAA
- a CDS encoding ABC transporter substrate-binding protein produces the protein MTMSDVNKALKSDKKVTLNFWTWRYDIEQANIDAFQAKYPNIKINVTQTGASSDHYTKFQNILKSGKDVPDIVQLEYDYLPQFAVTNSLLNFADKSIESDMGKLYNDAAWKNVHVADGLYGTPLDQGPEVMFVRHDVLDQFGLKVPTTWKEFEEEGIALHKADPNRYMSFIDTTDVRYMASIIRQSGAKPWTVKGVQDVTLDMTNSKVKEAVDFIQKLIDEDVLEPVANKSDQYNRGFAQGRWGIQFDGCWKGTSFVQQQPSLKGKFEVALPPAWGDGSTGLKTGEIGGSLLSVTSKCAKEKQAAAVAFINWMGSDKQSIDLFQKTGSFFNAAKSFQTDKDAANVPNDYFGGQKVNAVYFKSADALNADWSVLPFNSQYATDFKDIVVPQMKKGGDLFGSFSKWQSSLKTYADGQGFKITAK, from the coding sequence ATGACGATGAGCGATGTGAACAAGGCGCTCAAGTCCGACAAGAAGGTGACACTGAACTTCTGGACATGGCGTTACGACATCGAGCAGGCCAATATCGACGCCTTTCAGGCCAAGTACCCTAATATCAAGATCAACGTGACGCAAACCGGTGCTTCCTCAGATCACTACACGAAGTTTCAGAACATATTGAAGTCAGGCAAGGATGTTCCTGACATCGTCCAGCTGGAGTATGACTACCTGCCCCAGTTCGCAGTGACGAATTCCCTTCTGAACTTCGCGGACAAGAGCATTGAGTCCGACATGGGCAAACTCTACAATGACGCAGCCTGGAAAAATGTCCATGTAGCCGACGGACTGTATGGCACCCCGTTGGATCAGGGGCCCGAGGTCATGTTTGTTCGTCATGACGTTCTGGATCAGTTCGGTCTGAAGGTGCCTACCACCTGGAAGGAATTCGAGGAAGAAGGCATCGCCCTGCACAAGGCCGATCCCAACAGGTACATGAGCTTCATAGACACCACCGATGTTCGCTACATGGCTTCCATCATCCGTCAGTCCGGCGCCAAGCCCTGGACCGTCAAGGGCGTTCAGGATGTGACGCTTGACATGACCAATTCCAAGGTCAAGGAGGCCGTCGATTTCATTCAAAAGCTGATCGATGAGGATGTGCTTGAGCCGGTGGCCAATAAGAGCGACCAGTACAACCGCGGATTCGCCCAGGGCCGATGGGGCATCCAGTTCGATGGTTGCTGGAAAGGCACCTCCTTCGTCCAGCAGCAGCCCTCTCTCAAGGGGAAGTTTGAAGTGGCCCTCCCGCCGGCATGGGGTGATGGATCCACTGGTCTGAAGACCGGCGAAATAGGCGGATCGCTGCTTTCCGTGACCTCAAAGTGTGCCAAGGAGAAGCAGGCCGCAGCCGTCGCCTTCATCAACTGGATGGGTTCGGATAAGCAGTCCATCGATCTTTTCCAGAAGACGGGAAGCTTCTTCAACGCGGCCAAATCCTTCCAGACGGACAAGGATGCCGCCAATGTGCCCAACGACTACTTTGGCGGTCAGAAGGTCAATGCGGTCTACTTCAAGTCGGCTGATGCCCTCAATGCCGACTGGTCGGTTCTTCCCTTCAACTCACAGTACGCCACGGATTTCAAGGATATTGTCGTGCCGCAGATGAAGAAGGGCGGAGACCTGTTCGGCTCCTTCTCCAAGTGGCAGTCTTCCCTGAAGACCTATGCCGATGGGCAGGGCTTCAAGATCACCGCCAAGTAG
- a CDS encoding LacI family DNA-binding transcriptional regulator, whose protein sequence is MSPKSSSQNGKNPTLADVAGLAGVSIATVSKVINGKSDVADKTRERVEEAIDQLGYFKSDRIGTSSNLIELALQHLDNPWTLNLLDGAAEVTSSRGIRLVLSEIGDPRLLSTTWLDEVLARRPLGAILIFSNPSADLSRRFASRRIPAVFVDPWGNPVLGTMSVQSDNWSGGLFATRHLIELGHQRIGTITGPDGVMCSIARLDGYRTALHEAGLESDPRLIRQGQFSVADGERFAMELLNLDDRPTAIFAQSDFLAMGVYKAAKHLGISIPDELSVVGFDDIQTAAFMGPALTTIHQPLTEMAARAAKMILDTRSGKAVDPRAILPNTLVVRESTCPPPNRMNQGRTGIV, encoded by the coding sequence GTGAGCCCGAAATCGTCGTCCCAAAATGGCAAGAATCCAACCTTAGCCGATGTCGCAGGTCTGGCCGGAGTCTCTATCGCCACTGTCTCCAAGGTGATAAACGGGAAGAGCGATGTGGCCGACAAGACTCGCGAACGGGTTGAGGAAGCCATTGATCAGCTCGGGTACTTCAAGTCTGACAGAATCGGGACCTCTTCCAACCTAATTGAATTGGCCCTGCAGCATCTAGACAATCCATGGACCCTGAACCTCCTGGACGGGGCTGCCGAGGTAACCTCCAGCCGCGGAATTCGGCTGGTTCTGAGCGAGATAGGCGATCCTCGCCTTCTGTCCACAACCTGGCTGGACGAGGTCCTGGCCCGCAGGCCTCTGGGAGCCATCCTGATCTTTTCCAATCCATCGGCTGACCTGTCCAGACGATTCGCATCCCGCCGCATACCTGCGGTCTTCGTTGACCCATGGGGAAACCCCGTCCTGGGGACCATGTCGGTTCAGTCCGACAACTGGTCCGGCGGTCTGTTCGCCACACGCCATTTGATTGAGCTGGGCCATCAACGTATTGGCACCATCACAGGACCAGATGGGGTCATGTGCTCCATAGCACGCCTTGACGGCTACCGAACCGCCCTGCACGAGGCTGGTTTGGAATCCGATCCAAGATTGATACGCCAGGGCCAATTCAGCGTGGCCGACGGTGAACGGTTCGCCATGGAGCTATTGAACCTCGACGATCGTCCCACCGCCATCTTCGCCCAAAGCGACTTCCTGGCCATGGGAGTCTACAAGGCAGCCAAGCACCTGGGGATCAGCATCCCCGATGAACTCTCAGTCGTCGGCTTTGACGACATACAGACTGCGGCGTTCATGGGCCCCGCTCTGACCACCATCCATCAGCCTTTGACCGAGATGGCAGCCAGGGCGGCGAAGATGATCCTGGATACCAGGTCAGGCAAGGCCGTAGACCCGAGAGCCATCCTGCCCAACACGCTGGTTGTCCGCGAATCGACCTGTCCGCCGCCAAATCGCATGAACCAGGGACGGACAGGAATCGTATAG
- the uxaC gene encoding glucuronate isomerase, whose translation MAFLDDDFLLGTQLSRELFHDVAENLPLVDYHCHLHAKEIYEDPNFDNIVDAWLTDGHNYGDHYKWRLERANGVPERLITGDGDPWDKFMAYAQTMEQAVGSPVYLWTHMELQRYFGISEPLTTKTAKSIFDQTNEELATPDFSRRALLRRMNVKIVCTTDSPEDNLEYHDRFAKEGEPFRMVPAFRPDAALNPTAKGYGDWIGTMESVCGKPINDFSGLVDALRDRVEYFHRHGSRLSDHAVDVVEFAPATAEDLDAIFSKAKAGLGLDRHEQAQYRAAILLELMRIYKDKGWTMQLHLQASRNNNSTAFQKLGADTGYDSMADNSVAAPLAALLDQAQSSNILPRTIVYSLNPNDYMAIATDLGCFGGDDRGQLQLGNAWWFNDTVTGMRRQLEVLAETSLLGNAVGMTTDSRSFLSFPRHELFRRVLCGLLGDWAAQGIIPDDKEYLAPLVRAVSYENALALFEG comes from the coding sequence GTGGCTTTCCTGGATGACGATTTTCTTCTCGGGACGCAGTTGTCTCGGGAGTTGTTCCATGATGTGGCTGAGAATCTTCCTCTGGTGGATTATCATTGCCATCTGCACGCCAAGGAGATTTATGAGGATCCCAACTTCGATAATATTGTCGATGCCTGGCTGACGGATGGCCACAATTATGGAGACCATTATAAATGGCGGCTGGAGAGGGCCAATGGCGTTCCGGAGCGGCTGATCACAGGGGACGGTGACCCTTGGGATAAATTTATGGCTTATGCCCAGACCATGGAACAGGCTGTGGGTAGCCCGGTCTATCTGTGGACGCACATGGAGCTGCAGAGGTACTTCGGCATCTCCGAACCCCTGACCACCAAGACCGCAAAGTCCATCTTTGACCAGACGAATGAAGAGCTGGCCACCCCGGACTTCTCGAGAAGAGCGCTTCTGCGTCGCATGAACGTCAAGATCGTCTGCACCACGGATTCCCCTGAGGATAATCTGGAGTATCACGATCGATTCGCCAAGGAGGGGGAGCCCTTTAGGATGGTTCCCGCCTTCCGTCCGGATGCGGCCCTGAATCCGACCGCCAAAGGGTATGGCGATTGGATCGGCACAATGGAGTCGGTCTGCGGCAAGCCGATCAATGACTTCAGCGGACTGGTCGACGCTCTGCGTGATCGGGTGGAGTACTTCCACCGGCATGGTTCCAGACTCTCCGACCATGCTGTCGATGTGGTGGAGTTCGCTCCGGCGACTGCTGAGGACCTGGATGCCATTTTCAGCAAGGCCAAGGCCGGACTAGGCCTGGACAGGCATGAACAGGCCCAATATCGTGCGGCCATCCTTCTCGAGCTGATGCGAATCTACAAGGATAAGGGCTGGACCATGCAGCTGCACCTTCAGGCCAGCCGCAACAACAACTCGACGGCTTTCCAGAAGCTTGGAGCCGACACGGGTTACGATTCCATGGCTGACAACTCGGTTGCCGCCCCCCTTGCCGCCCTTCTTGACCAGGCGCAGAGTTCGAACATCTTGCCCAGAACCATCGTCTATTCCCTCAATCCCAACGACTACATGGCCATAGCAACTGATTTGGGCTGCTTCGGAGGCGATGACAGGGGCCAGCTTCAGTTGGGCAACGCCTGGTGGTTCAACGACACCGTCACCGGGATGCGTCGGCAGCTCGAAGTTCTGGCTGAAACCTCGCTCCTGGGCAATGCGGTAGGGATGACCACGGACTCCCGCAGCTTCCTGTCCTTCCCCAGGCATGAGCTCTTCCGCAGGGTGCTCTGCGGGCTCTTGGGCGACTGGGCCGCCCAGGGCATCATACCTGATGACAAGGAGTATCTGGCTCCTCTGGTGCGTGCGGTCTCCTATGAGAACGCTCTGGCCCTCTTCGAGGGCTAA
- a CDS encoding LacI family DNA-binding transcriptional regulator — protein sequence MSGHNRSRRVTIREVADKAGVSPSTVSRAFARPDRVSAATTKRIFAAADALGYYTEPVDTVPSRTLRGMIAIIVPDIANQFFSDIIRSVQHEFNLAGFALIVAESEESASRERQAFNRIAAYVDGVILTSSRMPDAMIRKCAQTRPIVVVNRTVRGVPSVAIDIGTGIRQAAQLLVSMGFSRVTYLDGPSASWSVGVRWNHTYEEFHKRGVAVRRIWPGLPTFVGGYALAKQYLNDPTGAVIAHNDLMALGFMAAMRRQGIRCPDDYVIIGFDNDTMAQVSDPPLSSVGNTPPKLGKTAAGILLDRLNGRTNPAQSITIPSRLIVRESTGKATSDS from the coding sequence ATGAGCGGTCATAACCGTTCCAGGCGTGTCACGATCAGAGAGGTGGCTGACAAGGCAGGAGTCTCCCCCTCCACGGTATCAAGGGCATTCGCTCGGCCTGATAGGGTCAGTGCGGCCACAACCAAGCGGATATTCGCTGCAGCCGACGCACTGGGGTACTATACGGAGCCGGTCGATACGGTTCCGTCCAGGACGCTGCGGGGCATGATTGCCATCATCGTTCCTGACATCGCCAACCAGTTCTTCTCCGACATCATCCGTTCTGTACAACACGAGTTCAATCTGGCTGGATTTGCCCTTATCGTCGCTGAATCCGAGGAAAGTGCCAGCAGAGAGCGGCAGGCCTTCAACAGGATTGCCGCCTACGTGGACGGGGTAATTCTGACCTCATCGAGAATGCCTGATGCCATGATCCGCAAGTGCGCCCAAACCAGGCCCATCGTCGTGGTCAACCGGACTGTGCGTGGGGTGCCCAGTGTGGCCATAGATATCGGCACTGGTATCCGTCAGGCCGCGCAACTGCTGGTTTCCATGGGTTTTTCACGGGTGACCTATCTCGATGGACCTTCCGCATCATGGTCTGTGGGAGTCAGGTGGAATCACACTTACGAAGAATTCCACAAGCGTGGAGTGGCTGTTCGACGAATTTGGCCGGGTCTTCCCACCTTCGTCGGGGGTTATGCCTTGGCGAAGCAGTATCTGAATGATCCCACAGGTGCCGTCATTGCCCACAATGACCTGATGGCCTTGGGTTTCATGGCTGCCATGCGTCGTCAGGGTATTCGCTGTCCGGACGACTATGTGATCATCGGATTCGACAACGACACTATGGCACAGGTAAGTGATCCGCCATTGTCCAGCGTGGGTAACACCCCGCCGAAACTGGGAAAGACAGCAGCCGGCATCCTTCTGGATCGGCTGAATGGCCGAACTAATCCGGCGCAGAGCATCACGATTCCCTCCCGCCTGATCGTCAGGGAGAGCACGGGTAAGGCTACGTCGGATTCCTGA
- a CDS encoding LacI family DNA-binding transcriptional regulator gives MKTGADSGSDSSTDNRRITIYDVARQAGVSPSTVSRTFSRPDRVSISTARMVQKVADALGYHSDIVDSRSGSQGRGLVAVVVPDLGNQFFTGVIRSIQDECERFRFETLILDTRESITRERRIVDTVAPVVSGIILVSPRMPDAMIRKCAQLRPLVSVNRDVRGVSSISIDVAKGACQAVDYLYSLGYRSLTYLDGPAASWSGGIRWRHIFNECDAKGMSVKRSLPCAPTFYGGYSFAEKYMDDPTGAVIAHNDLMAIGLIVALRRLGCECPRDISVIGFDNDTMSMVSSPPLTTIHMSLSVLGRGAADLLMQRLSGANLSVAPTVPARLVIRQSTGARSSKPLGRNGAEKESRS, from the coding sequence ATGAAGACCGGAGCAGATTCGGGTAGCGATTCCTCCACGGACAACCGCCGTATCACCATATATGATGTGGCTCGCCAGGCCGGAGTGTCCCCTTCAACGGTCTCGCGTACCTTCTCGCGCCCGGATCGGGTCAGTATTTCGACGGCCCGAATGGTTCAGAAGGTCGCTGATGCACTGGGCTATCACAGCGATATCGTCGACAGCCGGTCAGGTTCGCAGGGCAGGGGGCTGGTTGCGGTCGTTGTGCCCGACTTGGGCAATCAGTTTTTCACCGGCGTCATTCGTAGCATCCAGGACGAGTGTGAGCGCTTCCGCTTTGAAACCCTGATTCTTGATACCCGGGAGTCCATCACCCGGGAGCGCAGGATCGTCGATACGGTCGCTCCCGTGGTCTCGGGAATCATCCTGGTCTCCCCAAGGATGCCCGATGCCATGATCCGAAAGTGCGCCCAGCTGCGTCCCTTGGTCAGCGTCAACCGTGACGTTCGCGGTGTATCCAGCATTAGCATCGACGTGGCCAAGGGGGCCTGCCAAGCGGTCGACTACCTGTACTCATTGGGTTACCGGAGTCTCACCTATTTGGATGGTCCCGCGGCCTCGTGGTCAGGAGGTATCCGGTGGCGGCATATCTTCAATGAATGCGACGCCAAGGGGATGAGCGTCAAGCGTTCGCTGCCTTGCGCTCCTACCTTTTACGGAGGCTATTCCTTCGCAGAGAAGTATATGGACGACCCTACAGGTGCGGTCATCGCCCATAATGATCTGATGGCAATCGGCCTGATTGTGGCCCTCAGAAGGCTTGGTTGCGAGTGCCCTCGTGATATCTCTGTCATCGGGTTCGACAACGACACCATGTCCATGGTGAGCAGTCCGCCTCTGACCACCATTCATATGTCCCTGTCGGTCCTTGGGCGGGGGGCTGCCGACCTCCTTATGCAGCGCCTTTCCGGAGCCAACCTGTCTGTAGCCCCGACGGTTCCGGCCCGTCTGGTCATCAGGCAGAGCACGGGTGCCAGGTCGAGCAAGCCTTTGGGCAGGAACGGGGCAGAGAAGGAATCCCGGTCATGA